Proteins co-encoded in one Papaver somniferum cultivar HN1 chromosome 5, ASM357369v1, whole genome shotgun sequence genomic window:
- the LOC113282895 gene encoding chloroplast envelope quinone oxidoreductase homolog — protein sequence MAGKLMHAILYEGYGGGAAGLKHVEVPVPSPKKDEVLLKVEATGINPVDWKVQKGELRPILPRKFPFVPGTDVAGEVIEVGPGVDNFKAGDKVVAFLTHTSGGGLAEYAVASKSLTVERPLEVSAAEGAGLPIAGLTALQALTDASGIKLDGTGEPTNILITAASGGVGPYAVQLAKLGKVHVTATCGARNIDLVKSLGADEVLDYKTPEGAALTSPSGRKYDFVIHCATGISFSTFEPNLSEKGKVIDVTPGPTSVMVSAYKKLTCSKKQLVPLVVSPKGENLAYLVNLVKEGKIKTIIDSKHPLSRAEDAWAKSIEGHATGKIIVEP from the exons ATGGCTGGAAAACTTATGCATGCAATTCTGTATGAAGGTTATGGAGGTGGAGCTGCTGGATTAAAG CATGTGGAAGTTCCTGTTCCTTCTCCAAAGAAAGATGAGGTATTGTTAAAGGTGGAAGCAACCGGTATAAATCCAGTTGATTGGAAGGTTCAGAAAGGCGAACTGCGACCGATTTTGCCACGCAAGTTTCCTTTTGTACCAG GTACTGATGTTGCAGGTGAGGTGATAGAGGTTGGTCCAGGAGTCGATAACTTCAAAGCCGGTGACAAAGTAGTAGCTTTTCTTACCCACACT AGTGGAGGTGGGCTTGCTGAATATGCGGTTGCTTCGAAAAGCTTGACAGTTGAAAGACCACTTGAAGTATCTGCTGCTGAAGGTGCAGGCTTACCTATAGCAGGCCTAACTGCACTTCAAGCTCTGACTGATGCATCAGGGATCAAGCTAGATGGCACAGGGGAACCAACTAACATTCTCATCACAGCTGCCTCAGGTGGAGTGGGTCCGTACGCTGTCCAGCTTGCAAAGCTCGGAAAAGTTCATGTCACGGCAACCTGTGGAGCACGTAATATTGATCTCGTCAAGAGCTTAGGAGCTGATGAAGTTCTTGATTATAAAACCCCTGAAGGGGCAGCCCTTACGAGCCCATCAGGGCGCAAGTATGACTTTGTCATCCACTGTGCTACAGGCATTTCATTTTCTACATTCGAACCCAATTTAAGTGAGAAAGGTAAAGTGATTGATGTTACTCCTGGTCCTACCTCCGTGATGGTATCTGCATATAAAAAGCTGACATGTTCGAAGAAACAATTGGTGCCACTGGTTGTGAGTCCAAAGGGCGAGAACTTGGCGTATCTAGTTAATTTGGTAAAAGAAGGAAAGATTAAGACGATAATTGATTCGAAGCATCCATTGAGCAGAGCTGAAGATGCGTGGGCAAAGAGCATCGAGGGCCATGCTACAGGAAAGATAATTGTGGAGCCCTAA
- the LOC113282892 gene encoding chloroplast envelope quinone oxidoreductase homolog, which produces MAGKLMRAVQFEGYGGGAAGLKHVEVPVPSPKKDEVLLKLEATSINPVDWKIQKGVLRPILPRKFPYIPGTDVAGEVIEVGPGVTNVKAGDKVVALLSHNSGGGFAEYVVASKGLTVERPPEVSAAEAAGLPVAGLTALQALTDASGIKLDSTGKPTNILITAASGGVGQYAVQLAKLGNVHVTATCGARNIEFVKSLGADEVLDYRTPEGSALKSPSGCNYDFVIHCATGIPFSTFEPNLSAKGKVIDITPGPSAMLVAAFKKLTFSKKGLVPLLMIPKSENLAYLVNLVKEGKLKTIVDSKHPLSRAEDAWAKSIDGHATGKIIVEP; this is translated from the exons ATGGCTGGAAAACTTATGCGTGCTGTTCAGTTTGAAGGTTATGGAGGCGGAGCTGCTGGATTAAAG CATGTGGAAGTTCCTGTTCCTTCTCCAAAGAAAGATGAGGTTTTGCTAAAGCTGGAAGCAACAAGTATAAATCCAGTTGATTGGAAGATTCAAAAAGGGGTTCTGCGACCAATTCTGCCACGCAAGTTCCCTTATATACCAG GTACTGATGTTGCAGGCGAGGTGATAGAGGTTGGTCCAGGTGTCACTAACGTCAAAGCCGGCGACAAAGTAGTAGCTTTGCTTAGCCATAAT AGTGGAGGTGGGTTTGCTGAATATGTGGTGGCGTCGAAAGGCTTGACAGTTGAAAGACCACCTGAAGTATCTGCTGCTGAAGCTGCAGGCTTACCTGTAGCAGGCCTTACTGCACTTCAAGCCCTCACCGATGCATCAGGAATCAAGCTAGATAGCACAGGGAAACCAACTAACATCCTTATCACAGCTGCCTCAGGTGGAGTGGGTCAGTACGCTGTTCAGCTTGCAAAGCTCGGAAATGTTCATGTCACGGCAACCTGTGGAGCACGTAATATTGAATTCGTCAAGAGCTTAGGGGCAGATGAAGTTCTCGATTACAGAACTCCAGAAGGGTCAGCCCTTAAAAGCCCATCAGGGTGCAACTATGACTTTGTCATCCACTGTGCTACAGGCATTCCATTCTCTACATTCGAGCCCAATTTAAGTGCGAAAGGTAAAGTGATTGATATTACTCCTGGTCCTAGTGCGATGCTAGTGGCAGCATTTAAGAAGTTGACATTTTCGAAAAAGGGACTGGTGCCACTGCTTATGATTCCAAAGAGTGAGAACTTGGCATATCTAGTTAATCTGGTGAAGGAAGGAAAGCTTAAGACGATAGTTGATTCGAAGCATCCATTGAGCAGGGCTGAAGATGCTTGGGCAAAGAGCATTGACGGCCATGCTACAGGAAAGATAATTGTGGAGCCCTAA